The DNA region TGGGATCGGCCGAAATATCATACTGGATAGTGGAAAAGGGATCTTATGTAGTTCGCGACAAGATGGTGCAACAAATTTCTAATCCCCCTAAGGTAGTAGCCTTGGGGGATTAGAAACAAATGTATCAACACCAGAAATTTAGATCCGTTACTTTACCGTCCTACTTGCGTAACTAACGATTCTTACTTTGCGGTGCACTCGGCTGGATCATTCGAGCGAAGCTCGAACCGGTTTATCTCACCAGGCTCCCTGCAAACCCACTTTAGCGACAATGAAGCCGTCGCGAAGATGGGGTACCCAGATTGCAGGATTCAGGTTCAAGGTTGCACTGCGGTCTTAGTGCCTGTGCTCCGTCTTCTCCTGCTCCTCAATCAACGAGCAATGCAACTGCGGCGTCTTCCGCACCGCGCTGCTCAGCTTGCCGTCAAAGAAGTCGCACGCCAGAATGTTGTCCGCGCTCGCATGTCTTCCCGAAAACAGATTCACGTTCAGCATCACCGGCCCCTTGATCCAGTCCAGCCGCTTGATGTCGATCTTCGTGCCGGTCACACGCACCAGACCCTCGGCGCCGACCACCTCAACGCTCTCCACGCCGAGATCGATCATGCCGATCTCGTTGGCGCGTCCTTCAGCATCCTTCTTCGGCTCGCCCGAGTAGGCCGCAGAAACCACGATGCTCTCGTTCCGCATCTTCAGCCGCATTGCCGCCTTGTCGGAGAGAGTGATCTGCACATCGAAGGTGAAGATGAGGGGCCGCGGATCCTGCATCTGAGCCTTCAGAATGCCTGCGAGGCAAACAGCCGCAAGACCGCCAAACACCGTCATTCTGAGCGCAGCGAAGAATCTCAGCATTCGCCTTCTCCAGTTTCAACGAAAACATCACAGCAATCAAAAATCACCGTGCGGTCGGCACTCGAATCTCGAAGATATTCGGCCATTGTTTGCCTGTGACGAAGAGCCGGTGATGCTGTGCATCGTAAGCAATGCCATTCAGTACGGACTCAGCATCTATCTTTTGACTGGCATCAAGCAAGCCAGTGCAGTCTATCCATCCCAGCACGCGGCCATCTTTTGGAGAGATACGCGCGATGCGATCGGAGTGCCAGATGTTGGCGTAAATTTCGCCATCGACAAACTCAAGCTCGTTGAGCTGTTGTACTGGTCTGTCGCCATCACGCACAACGATCTGCCGCGTCTTATCGAAAGTATCAGGATTGCGGAAGCGCAGGATGGCTGAGCCATCGCTGGTGATCAGCTCCGTTGCAGTACGAGTCATCCCCCAACCCTCGCCATCGTAGTGGAATTGGCCGATGATGCGCAGGGAGACACGGTCAAGAATGAAGCCGGTATGCGACTGCCACGTCCACTCCAGCAGATTGTCATGCCAATCGACGATACCCTCACCGAAGTACGTGGAGGGAAGGTCGTGACGCTGAAGCACCTTGCCTGTTGCAGGTTCCGTGATTATGAGAGAGGAATGCCCCTCGCGTCCCGTGCCCTCGTAGAAGTGGCCGTCCCGGTAGAAGAAGCCCTCGGTATAGTTCTCCGTCGAATGTGGAAGCTTCGCCACCACCTTACAGGGCGCGACGGGAGCGGCAAAGGATGGCGAGACGATAAGAAGCGTCACCGCGAGAAGGCTTCCGGCAATGTGGATGAATGGCTTCATGGCAGAAAACGAGCCCGCACCTGAGTGTACCGGTGCGGGCTCTACATACATTGGTACTTACTTCGAGGTGTGCTCGACGAACACCTTCTGAGCAGCCACCAGCCCCTTACCGAACTCAAACCCCGGCAGCGGCGTCTTCACCTTCGCGATCACCTGTTCCAGAGCGCCGATGATGGCGATGGTGTCCATGTAATCGAAGAAGCCGATGTGCGCGATGCGGAACAGCGAGCCCTTCATGTCGCCCTGTCCGTCCGTCACGATAGCGGCGAACTGCGACTTCAGGCCCTTCACCAGCGTGCCCGAATCCGTTCCCTCGGGAGCCATGATGGCCGTTGCGGCAGCAGCTTCGTAGCCCTTCGGAGCAAAGAGTTTGAAGCCAAGTGCCGTCGCCGCGGCGCGAGTCATCGCGGCGCAGGTCTCGGCGTTGTTCACCAGTTTCTTGCGGCCCTCGGCGAGATTGCCGTCAGCTTGTCCCGCGATGTAGTCGAGCGAAGCTCCCAGTGCGGCGATCAGCGCCACGGGAGGCGTGTACGCGCTCTCGCCCTTGGCGGCGTTTTTGCGCTCCTTGCGCAGGTCGAAGTAGTAGCGCGGGTTGTAGGTCGACTCCATGCGGTCCCACGCGCGCGGGCTGATGGCGATATAGCTGAGCCCCGGGGGCATCATCACGGCCTTCTGCGATCCGCCGATCAGAACGTCGATGCCCCACGCGTCCATGTCGAGGTGCGTCGTGCCGAGTCCGGTGATGGCGTCGACGATGAGCAGCGCCTCGGACTTCTCGTCCTTCAGCAGCTTCGCGATGCCCTGCACGTCGTGGCGCACGCCGGTCGAGCTCTCGGTGGCCTGCACGAAGACGGCGCGGGTCTCGAGCTTGAGGGCGGCCTTCACCTCGTCGAGCGTGAAGGTCTGTCCATAGGGCTTCTCCACCACGTCGGCGTGGCAGCCGAAGGCCTTGGTCAGCGCGGTCCAGCGTTCGCCGAACTTGCCAGCCGTCAGAACGAGTACGCGGTCGC from Acidobacteriota bacterium includes:
- a CDS encoding glutaminyl-peptide cyclotransferase; amino-acid sequence: MKPFIHIAGSLLAVTLLIVSPSFAAPVAPCKVVAKLPHSTENYTEGFFYRDGHFYEGTGREGHSSLIITEPATGKVLQRHDLPSTYFGEGIVDWHDNLLEWTWQSHTGFILDRVSLRIIGQFHYDGEGWGMTRTATELITSDGSAILRFRNPDTFDKTRQIVVRDGDRPVQQLNELEFVDGEIYANIWHSDRIARISPKDGRVLGWIDCTGLLDASQKIDAESVLNGIAYDAQHHRLFVTGKQWPNIFEIRVPTAR
- a CDS encoding alanine--glyoxylate aminotransferase family protein; translated protein: MIRKTRLFTPGPTPLLPAAQFAMAAADIHHRTPEFRALFTRVLSQLKDFVGTSTGDVIVLSSSGTGAMEAAVSNLTSPGDRVLVLTAGKFGERWTALTKAFGCHADVVEKPYGQTFTLDEVKAALKLETRAVFVQATESSTGVRHDVQGIAKLLKDEKSEALLIVDAITGLGTTHLDMDAWGIDVLIGGSQKAVMMPPGLSYIAISPRAWDRMESTYNPRYYFDLRKERKNAAKGESAYTPPVALIAALGASLDYIAGQADGNLAEGRKKLVNNAETCAAMTRAAATALGFKLFAPKGYEAAAATAIMAPEGTDSGTLVKGLKSQFAAIVTDGQGDMKGSLFRIAHIGFFDYMDTIAIIGALEQVIAKVKTPLPGFEFGKGLVAAQKVFVEHTSK